The Microtus pennsylvanicus isolate mMicPen1 chromosome 5, mMicPen1.hap1, whole genome shotgun sequence DNA segment ATGATCTGTCTAGAAGGTCGAGTTCATTGAGGACACTATAAATCATGATGGGGAAAGGTAGAGAGTTCAATCAAGAACACACAAAagcatgtgtgaggacatgtgaaAACATATGAGAACGTGacataaagaatatatacaaacatataacaTGCAATATTATAGATGATCatataaacaaagacaaaaaacaagGTCATTGAAGAATATAAGAACATACATCATCATAGAAGATAATCATAAGCATAaacaataacatacaatatcataGAAAAAATCTAAAGAACATCATAGAATATACAGgatcataaaaaacaaacaatagcagCAGAGAATATATAAGATCATAGAACATCATATATGATCATAAAAGAACATATAAGAACACACAAGAGCATCATATAAGCACATACAAGATCATAGATGAGTATATaaagacatacacaaacatgaaATCATATAACATGGAAGAATGTCATATTAAAAGACATATAAGATCAAAGGAGAACATCTAAGattatacaaacacatacaagaCCATAAAAGAATATCCTATAAGAACATCCAGGATCATAGACGATCATATGAGAATAAACAAGATTATAGAACATACAGGCCGTGTTCCCACAGTCCTGTACACACTGAAGACAGGCTGCAGGCAGAATCCATAGACTCAGGGACCAAGACAGGTCATCAATGTGAGCACAGTGACCTGCAGTCTTCGGAACTGTTCGTTCAGACTTCCCTCACGCCATCCCTAATCCCCACTTAGGAACTCactcctgatttctttttccctcttttaaatattgttgtttattgaaacagggtttcatataaattattctggcctccaactccacatgtagccaaggctgtccttgaactcctgggccTTCTGCCTCTAAACTCCAAGTGCTACAATTACAGGTAAGTGTCTCCGTGTCCAGTTTTGCCTCCTGAGTTTCCACATTTGTCCCAGCTGGTCAGTGTCTTTCAGGTCACATGGCCTGATCTGCACAGGGACAGTCTAGGGTGGGGATGGGCTGAAGCCCTGAGATTCCGAGACCTCACAAATAACATACACATAACACCAGGGGCATGTCTGATAGGGATGCTCTGCTCCCTGGGTCCTAGCTTTGGTGAAGTCAAGGGCTTTAAGCAGGGTTTGCTGTGTCTTGGCAGTGCGTCTTACCACAAAGAAACAGGAAGCCTGCTGCTGTGGACTGTTACTTTAACTACATAAGGATGCGTTCTATttcttatgctgcatttgttaaactaggtaaagatgtgttgctttgcctgcctaaggccaGTGACTGGGCTAATGAAAACCTGAATGGCCAAAAGGCAGTAGAGAGAAAGGCAGGGATGACAGGCAAAAAGagtaaagaggaggaggaatccagGTTCAAGAGAGGAGCGGGAGAGAATGTGGGAGAAAGGGGAAACATCTCGGGCCAGTCGGTCCCCCgcaagccaggcatggaggaagaagtcaaagtggGACACACAGACtgagagaaaggtaaaaagcccagggcaaaatgtagatgaacagaaacaggTGAAGTCATAAGAGCTAGCGGGACAAGCACAAGATAAGGATgcgcattcataactaatattcaGTTgttgtgtcatgatttgggagctggccgGTGGCCCGAAAGAAACCCTGCTACAGCCTATTTCTGTTGGTAAGACTTACATAGGGAATCTAAAGCAACagtgaaaaataaaccaaaattccAGTCTATTCTCACTTAGCAAGCAAGCAAGATAGTTTTGAaggatatttattttgtatgtgcacatatgtgcaagCCATGATGTGTATGTGGAAGTCTGAGGACAGCTttggggagctggttctctccacACATTTATGTGGGTCTTGAgatgaactcaggtcagcagaacTGACAGCTGGCTCCTTTACCTGTTGAACCATCTCAAGGGCCTCATGTTCTTATTTGCTTCTAGTATTGGGATAGAAATGGACCCGTGCCCAGGGGTTTCCAGCTGTATTCACTGCCGGACGCCTTCCTAGTGCTTCCTCGGGGATAGAATCTATCCATCAAGAAATTCTAGTTCCAacaaaacaactttcaaaactgaCTTAGAAATTAAGACATTCTTAGACAAGCAAACATAGAAAATCCCCTGCAGGATGCCTATTGAAATACTGGCATCCACAAAGGATTCTGACAGTAACCACCTGCACAATTAAGAACATGGATGGGGCTTCTTTTTCTAAATTACTGTTAGTGAATATGACTCTATGGTTTTGCATATTTGTCTACTCTGCCATCTTGCTTAGTAGTTTACCTGCAGGCTTTCTTGGATATTTTATGTCGACGGATTATGTATATaatctgaaaacaacaacaatgcaagtgtttttgtttttccttcccaatTCTTCTACTcactgtttctttgttcttgtctTACTATACCAGCTGGAAACTCTAGTACACTGAGCAAGAACAGGCACAGCAAGAGTCCTTGTCTTCCTCCTCAACAATGGAAACAATTCCATGAAGTATAGTGTTCAGCTTCTAGCAGGAAAAACTCTGATCGTGGTTTGCTAAATAAGTTATCAGTTTGGTTTTGGTTattcgatgtgtgtgtgtgtgtgtgtgtgtgtgtgtgtgtgtgtgtgtgtgtgtgtgtttaagccaGAGTCTTGCTATAttgttctggctggcctggaactcctatGTGGCCAGGATCTCTAATTCACCacaatcctcctggctcagcctacCTAGCACAATGGAGTAAAGGAATGAGCTTTCATATACAGCTCTGAAATTACTATAAACAGGACCTGGATCTAATAGGGGAATGTAatgagcactttttttttcatttttcgaaTGTTAAATCATCCAAGTGTCCTTTCACACCAGGCATCGTGAATCAAagacacaacaacaaaactaccTGGAATGGTAGCTTTCTGATAACTCTCTTGGTTTTTGCCACTGTTCTAGCCTGTGTGTGGTCCCTTCCAGAATCAACGCTGGTGACCAAGTATCAGCAGGCACTTGCTCAGAAGCTGCAGGCTCCTGAACTCAGCAAAGTCGTCACTTTAGGGGAGCAGTGTTCAGGCTCTAAATATCTGGGCTGAAAAGGCTaggacattttctgcacacactatcAGCATCCACACATGGACCAAATGAGAAGGTTTTGCCATCTTTCCTCTGAGTCTCACTCCCAGGGAGAAGACTTCACCATTTTCTCTATGGCTCTAAGGCTCTAGGATCCTTGACATTCCCATGCCCACGGCAATAACACATTCACTCAGGGCTCCCTTAGAACTGAGGGTTGATGAGagggcttcctctgctccccacattTCATGGACCTTGCTTATAATCTCCCACCCTTCCTGGACCTGCCTTATAACCCACATCCTTCATGATCTACATTATAATCCCCAACCCCTCACAGATCCTCTTCTCTTTATTCTGCAGCTCCTGCAGCCTCATTATGGCTCACTTAATTTTTGGTCTCAATAGACAAAGAGCGTTCCCATGGACAAGCTGCCTACAGAGAAGTCAGCTGTTCATCGGCAGGCCGGCATGAGGTCATTTGTGGAACGAAAGGGAATCTGCTGCTAGCGGTCCTCAACCATTCTGTCTGGGTGTGCAAGACAGGGCAGTGCGGAGCAGGGAAGGCAGGAGCCTGACAACTGTGGGACAGGCACCTGTGCACCACAGAAGCACACTATTCCCACACTCATTCCAGTCCCTGAGAGtagctgagaagaggctgagagaggattgtagtaataaggggcgcggcggcggggctgcgtccccaacaccccagccgcctgcccggctagctttacccgaaataattacacggacactgtattcttttaaacactgctttggctcatttctacctagcctcttctaggctaactctcgcacctggactagcccatttcttatcatctgtatagcaccggtcttaccaggaagattctagcctaagtccatcctgggtcggagcttcatcgtgtgtgtctgcccgggagcagggcatggcgtctctctcctgaggcgtctgctccggagaggagagctgtcgagtctgacctcacttcctcttcctcccggcattctgttctgtttactccacctacctatgtcctaaccaatgaaatgggccaaagcagttccttttattttaaacaatgaccttcctccatcagaggatGGTCTGGAGCAATATATATATGACACAAGGTGAACTGTGACGATTATAATAGGGAAACTGTCAGCAATTGTTCaggtctataatcctagcactcagaggctgaggtCAGTCCAGGCTACCAGATAAGGTCAAAGCCAGCTCATGCTATATACTAAGACTACGGCAAGGAGACAAAAGAGAGAACCCATGGCAGCATTACTGAGCTGGAGACCACTGTAAGAATGAACTAGAATGGATCAGATGGAAGGACTGAAGCGCAAACGTACAGAGTGAGAAAAGGTCCATGCATTCATGAGAAACAACCCAGTGACTAAAATGTGACAGAAGACTGGGAGACGGCCTGACAGATAAAGCACTAGCATGTATGCATGAGGACTTCAGttccaatccccagaatccatggaAAAGACGAGCAGTCATGGTAGCCCACTGGTTATCcttgtacttgggaggcagagataggggaTCCCTGGGGCAAGATGGATAGCTAGACTAGCCAGAATTAGTGAGCTCCAGTTACAGGGGGAGACCTTGCCTCGCTAAATAAGTGGGAAATTATCAAGGAAAACACTCAGTGTCAAGTTTGGgcttactacacacacacacacacacacacacacacacacacacacacgcatgtgccaTACTCATGCAAGCACAcaacacatatgtataaatacatacacatgcaaataaacaaaagccagtTGAAGTGCAAGGAACTCATGCTCCACAGAAGACAGCTCTGCCTAGGATTCAGAGCAGGAAGCATCAGTGAGATCAGCAGACTACAGACAGAAACATACAAGAGGCTCAGTTcacacagcagctgtggggaAAAGCCACCAGGCAAGCTGAGAGGCACACCTGGATGGGGCTGCTGTTAGGGATACCACAAGAACCACACTGACATAGACTCTGCAGCCCTCAGAGGCAGGGGAGTCATCGGAGTCAGGCTGGGAGTGTGAGCTGGCAGGAAAGCCCTCCCGTGCATGTGGGCAAGCGGCTCTGAAGAAGCCTGAGTGTAATAAAGTCCTCTGAAGTTTGCAGTCGCTGCCCGTCAGTGATTTGCTGCTAAGTAGTGCTCCCTGGGATCCTGCATCTCTAAAAACactatttgctttttatttaacaCTGAACCTTTTGATgttttagaatataaaaatagtaagtgtcttattattttaaaagcttaGGAGAGAAACTAGCCGTATTATTAGGAAAAGAAGATATACGCAGCATAGTCTGTTCAAATATCAAGAGGTGTGACTTTTCAAATTCACATTTCAATCTTTATTTACATAAGACTTTTAGAAATAGTGGGTGTAAATATTAAACCGCCCAAGCCTGGgtaaaattttattgagaataacTACAAATAAAgggaaactgattttttaaagtcAGTTTCTGAAATTTAGATGAAAAGAATATTGAGCATTAACCAAAAAAATGATATTTACATATCAATGTAGGTTTTCTGCTCATAGATTCATTTCCTATGAAACTAAAGGAGGCAAGCTTGGGGAATTACAAAGGAAGGGAAAACCCTAAGCAAACAGGTACTGTTGTTCAAACAGAATATTAGCCAAAATGATCCAATCAGGCGCTTgagctaattcttttttttttctttccctttaagcCATTCAAGCCAGAACACAACCTCTCAAAGTGTAAGGAATTCACGCTACTTCCAAATCTGCCTCCGATACACAGGAGGAGTTGAAAGCTATATCCCAAGGATGTGGGGTTGGGGCACGAAAGAACCAGTCAATCACCACCAGAGAGGTTATCTGACTACAATGGGGCCACAATTCTCAAAAAGTATGACTTAGCTGTATCCTCGGGTATTTCTGGCAGCCATGGGAATCAACCTAAATAAACTGAACTCAGATGAAGGCATTTTGAATGTGAGCACTGTTCAGAAATACAGCACACATCCGACAGTAAGGCTTTGCAGACCGAGAACAGAGAGTGGCAAAGCACACTCCCCTGGAGGAGGCACGACACTGACGTTGGCTTGTGTATGGGTCTGATGACTCTAGCTACTCAGGTTGGTGCGGATGGCAGCTGCCAGAGCATCGGGTCTGTCTAAGACAGTCAGTGCCTGCCACTGCAGAACCCAGCAGCCAGTCCTGGGTCAGCCGAAGATGTGTGTAAGTTACGGACTCAATCTTTTGCTCATCGGGAACAGCAATTCACTTCTCTGAAGATCTTTGGGGGGCAATCTCCGACACTCAGACTGAGGCACACGCTCATCCGCCTGGTTTCTATGTGGAATTTAAATACAGGTCTATTTTATTACAATATTGAGagttcaaatttaaaataaaaaacccaagaaTTATAGAGGTTATCAAAAACATATTAACTTGTTCTTAGAGTAAGTTCAAAATTAATAACAAAGGCATTATTATGCTAATATATGCTTTATGATATTCCGCCTTACAGCGGAGGCTGAAAATTGGCTGGCGGTCTCAGGCCTCCCTTTATTTTGAACTGATGGCGTGAGCACTATGTTTCCTTTAGAAATCTACAATTTATGTAAAGTTTATGGAAACACACTAGAAAAGTTTAAACACACGAGGAAAACCCAATGCTGACTCCTGTTGAGATAATTTAAATAAGGCCATGCTTCTTCCCTAAGACGACCTTCAAGGTCTGTCCTTTAGACACATAGAGGGTCTTCTTTTCCTTGAGGCCACATCTACTCACAGCACCTTCACACATGCGCAGACACACAAATACTGCTTCTTAGTGGGGGTTTTACATTTCTTTGTGATTTCTAGTTCTAAATTTGAAgctggaactttttttttatttcaacagaatgctaaaaaaaaagttcaaatcaGCCTTCAGTTTTATTCACGTATCTCATTCCTTATATATATGATTGCAGATTTTATTAACTGTTCTACAGATCTGATGTTGAAGAACGCTATCATTTCTGTCTCAGTGAGATCACACTTACAGACTCCCCCGCAATACATCTCAGGCAAGGCTGGGCTGAGCTCCTTCCGCCGTTCTGCAGACTCTATTAAATGAACCACAGACATACGTGCATCAGCACAGGGAAACCACGGTTTTATTAAACGAATTCTATGGGCTCGCAGTGGGTTTGGTGGCAAGAGGAAGCACATACCGCTGAGCTCGGCCTCTCCTGGCCACACTCTGGTCGTGGTGCAGGCGGGCCTCGTGTCCGTGGCTCCTGGTCGCCTGtgctccaggacagcagggcaCAGGTGCTTACCATGTGGCTGCTGTACTCATGGCCACCAGCTTCTGACCTCCTGCATGCACGTTTCTGAAACACAAAATTTCACTTCAGATGACAACATACAACACTCTGCctgaatttattttcagaaaacttCGGCTCCCAACATAGACCCCTGTGGAGCGGGAAAGTCTTATAGAACGCGTGGGGATGACTTTCAGAACTAACAGCCATCACTTACCTTAACCTTGTTAGTTCAAGAGCTGCCTGTAGTCACCCGGCTTGATAGATTTAAAATAGTCATTTTAAACAATTTTGGCTGAAATTCCTGTAATAAACTATTGTGG contains these protein-coding regions:
- the C5H10orf143 gene encoding uncharacterized protein C10orf143 homolog, giving the protein MDSLAPGRWRRRRIEELPAAGDSKRACRRSEAGGHEYSSHMVSTCALLSWSTGDQEPRTRGPPAPRPECGQERPSSASLQNGGRSSAQPCLRCIAGESGHFNHTVNH